The following coding sequences are from one Clostridioides difficile ATCC 9689 = DSM 1296 window:
- a CDS encoding DUF6483 family protein produces the protein MAIVDKIFNEIKLMVARLLLGKKYSEYEEKDLVYNTEEEVILITLKRLVFQGNVNEAEEILFDKAKSVNSENMQYIAIEFYTMLMEKTDEELEAMNFSKQEVYQGIEDIRKVLNLE, from the coding sequence ATGGCTATAGTGGATAAGATTTTCAATGAGATAAAACTTATGGTTGCAAGACTTTTATTGGGAAAAAAGTACAGTGAATATGAAGAAAAAGATTTAGTGTATAATACAGAAGAAGAAGTTATACTTATAACTTTAAAAAGATTAGTTTTTCAGGGAAATGTAAACGAAGCAGAAGAAATTTTATTTGATAAAGCTAAGAGTGTAAATAGTGAAAATATGCAGTATATAGCAATAGAATTTTATACTATGCTTATGGAAAAGACTGATGAAGAATTAGAAGCTATGAATTTTTCTAAACAAGAAGTTTATCAAGGTATAGAAGATATTAGAAAAGTATTGAATTTAGAATAA
- a CDS encoding DUF1846 domain-containing protein has product MKVGFDHKKYLEEQSKYILERVNNFDKLYLEFGGKLMGDLHAKRVLPGFDENAKIKVLQHMKEKVEVVICVYAGDIERNKIRGDFGITYDMEVLRLIDDLRGYELDVNSVVITRFEGQPATTVFINKLERRGIKVYKHYPTKGYPSDVETIVSDEGYGANEYIETTKPIVVVTAPGPNSGKLGTCLSQLYHENKRGNVVGYSKFETFPVWNVPVKHPLNIAYEAATVDLKDVNMIDSFHLETYGEMSVNYNRDLELFPVLKKIIEKITGKESIFQSPTDMGVNRVGFGIIDDEVIRKASIEEIIRRYFKTACEYKKGQVDKGAYDRMKMIMEELNLKPEDRNVVLPARNYSNKLKESADKNDTCPVVALELEDGTILTGKGSDLMNGTAAVVLNAIKHLANISDDMHLISPVILEPIINLKTKTLASRNVSLSCQEVLTALSICAVTNPTAQFAMEKLALLKGCQAHSTTILNRDDEQTFRKLGIDVTCDPEYPSQNLYYS; this is encoded by the coding sequence ATGAAAGTAGGATTTGACCACAAAAAATATTTAGAAGAGCAGTCTAAATATATCTTAGAAAGAGTAAATAATTTTGACAAACTTTATTTAGAGTTTGGAGGAAAATTGATGGGAGACCTTCATGCAAAAAGAGTACTTCCAGGATTTGATGAAAATGCAAAGATAAAAGTATTACAACATATGAAAGAAAAAGTTGAAGTTGTAATTTGTGTCTATGCAGGAGATATAGAAAGAAACAAAATAAGAGGAGACTTTGGTATCACTTATGATATGGAAGTTTTAAGATTAATAGATGATTTAAGAGGTTATGAACTAGATGTAAATAGTGTAGTAATTACTAGATTTGAAGGACAACCTGCTACAACTGTATTTATAAATAAATTAGAACGTAGAGGAATTAAAGTTTATAAGCATTATCCAACAAAGGGATATCCATCAGATGTTGAGACTATAGTTAGTGATGAGGGATATGGAGCAAATGAATATATAGAAACTACAAAGCCAATAGTAGTAGTCACAGCACCAGGACCTAATAGTGGAAAACTTGGTACTTGTCTAAGTCAGTTGTATCATGAAAATAAAAGAGGTAATGTAGTTGGATATTCTAAGTTTGAGACATTCCCAGTTTGGAATGTACCTGTAAAACATCCTTTGAATATAGCTTATGAAGCAGCTACAGTTGATTTAAAAGATGTGAATATGATAGATTCATTCCACCTTGAAACGTATGGTGAAATGTCAGTAAACTACAATAGAGATTTGGAATTATTTCCAGTGCTTAAAAAAATAATAGAAAAGATAACTGGAAAAGAATCAATTTTCCAATCTCCAACTGATATGGGTGTTAATAGAGTTGGCTTTGGAATAATAGATGATGAAGTAATAAGAAAAGCTTCTATAGAAGAAATAATAAGAAGATACTTTAAAACTGCCTGTGAGTATAAAAAGGGACAAGTTGATAAAGGTGCTTATGATAGAATGAAAATGATTATGGAAGAGCTTAACTTAAAGCCAGAAGATAGAAATGTTGTATTACCTGCGAGAAACTACAGTAATAAATTGAAAGAAAGTGCCGACAAGAATGATACTTGTCCTGTAGTTGCATTAGAATTAGAAGATGGTACAATATTAACTGGTAAGGGTTCTGATTTAATGAATGGAACTGCAGCAGTAGTATTAAATGCCATTAAACATTTAGCCAATATATCTGATGATATGCACTTAATATCACCTGTAATATTAGAACCTATCATAAACTTAAAAACAAAGACTTTAGCTAGTAGAAATGTTTCACTTAGTTGCCAAGAGGTGTTAACTGCACTTAGTATTTGTGCTGTAACTAATCCAACTGCACAATTTGCTATGGAAAAGTTAGCATTATTAAAAGGGTGTCAAGCTCATTCTACTACTATATTAAATAGAGATGATGAACAAACATTTAGAAAGCTTGGTATAGATGTAACTTGTGACCCAGAATATCCTTCACAAAATCTTTACTATAGTTAA
- the dinB gene encoding DNA polymerase IV yields MKHYRKIIHIDMDAFYASIEQRDNKKLKGRPVIVGGNPQSRGVVATCSYEARKFGIHSAMPSAVAYNRCPYAVFVRPRFDVYKSVSEQIRDIFYRYTDLVEPLSLDEAYLDVTKNKKNIDSSIEIAKQIKKDIFREVGLTSSAGVSYNKFLAKIASDLRKPNGLTVITEENAQDFLDKLPVNKFFGVGKVTSNTLKNLGIKTGYDLRCLNLFELENIFKKRGYELYKFARGIDDRPVEPNRVRKSVGAETTLSHNLDIDEEETRNILDELCEEVCHRLKNSEKFGKTLTLKIKYEDFTKITRSLSLEHYIDEYNDIRSGVDNLLRNVEVNGKQIRLLGVTISNLSDKKETYKDITLFEYMDSIQM; encoded by the coding sequence ATGAAACATTATAGAAAAATAATTCATATAGATATGGACGCTTTTTATGCATCTATAGAACAAAGAGATAATAAAAAATTAAAAGGAAGACCTGTTATTGTCGGTGGAAATCCACAAAGCCGAGGTGTGGTTGCAACGTGTTCTTATGAAGCTAGAAAATTTGGTATCCATTCAGCTATGCCATCAGCTGTAGCTTACAATAGGTGTCCATATGCAGTTTTTGTAAGACCTCGATTTGATGTTTATAAGAGTGTGTCAGAGCAAATAAGAGATATATTTTATAGATACACGGATTTAGTTGAACCATTATCTTTAGATGAAGCTTACTTAGATGTAACAAAAAATAAAAAAAATATTGATTCATCAATTGAGATAGCAAAGCAAATAAAAAAAGATATATTTAGAGAAGTTGGTCTTACTTCTTCAGCTGGTGTGTCATACAATAAGTTTCTTGCTAAGATTGCATCAGACTTAAGAAAGCCAAATGGGTTAACTGTAATAACCGAAGAAAATGCCCAGGACTTTTTAGATAAATTACCTGTGAATAAATTTTTTGGTGTTGGAAAAGTTACTTCAAATACTCTTAAAAATTTAGGTATAAAAACTGGATATGATTTAAGGTGTTTAAATTTATTTGAACTTGAAAATATATTCAAAAAAAGAGGTTATGAATTATATAAATTTGCTAGAGGAATAGACGATAGACCAGTGGAACCAAATAGGGTTAGAAAATCTGTTGGGGCTGAGACTACATTAAGTCATAATTTGGATATTGATGAAGAAGAAACACGCAACATTCTTGATGAACTTTGTGAAGAAGTATGTCATAGATTAAAAAACTCTGAGAAGTTTGGAAAAACATTAACATTAAAAATTAAATATGAGGACTTTACAAAGATAACTAGAAGCCTTAGTTTAGAACACTATATTGACGAATATAATGATATAAGAAGTGGTGTAGATAATTTGTTGAGAAATGTTGAGGTTAATGGAAAACAAATTAGGCTATTGGGAGTTACAATATCAAACCTAAGTGATAAAAAAGAAACTTATAAAGATATTACATTATTTGAATACATGGATAGTATCCAAATGTGA
- a CDS encoding ABC transporter ATP-binding protein produces the protein MIEIRNVTKKIGNNVILDDISLAVETGTLVVLIGSSGCGKTTTLKLINKLIKPTSGEIYINGKPISQENEIELRRKIGYVIQNTGLFPHLTIKENIELIPRLKKEKSVEEIEKRTLQLLEMVGLDSDEFLNKYPSELSGGQQQRIGVARAIATDAEIILMDEPFSALDPITRTSLQEQLFSLQDELKKTIIFVTHDMDEALKIADKICIMKDGRIAQYDTPENILRKPANDFVKDFIGEDRVWDNPEYIKARDIMIKNPIAVNSTRTVTQGIEIMRTSKVDSLLIIDRAKTLKGIVTVKDMKDIDDKSILLADIMSSEPLHVNEGDNLVEILNVMNRNSVGYIPVISDENKLVGLITRSSLLSVLSEQFLEMEVSVLG, from the coding sequence ATGATAGAGATAAGAAATGTAACAAAAAAAATAGGAAATAATGTTATATTAGATGATATTTCTCTAGCTGTAGAAACAGGTACATTGGTAGTTTTGATTGGTTCAAGTGGTTGTGGAAAGACTACTACTTTGAAGCTTATAAACAAATTAATAAAACCTACATCTGGTGAGATATATATTAATGGCAAACCAATTTCTCAGGAAAATGAAATAGAGCTTAGAAGAAAAATAGGATATGTTATACAGAACACAGGCCTATTCCCTCATCTTACAATAAAAGAAAATATAGAGCTAATTCCACGCCTAAAAAAGGAAAAATCCGTTGAAGAAATTGAAAAAAGAACGTTGCAACTACTTGAGATGGTAGGACTTGATAGTGATGAATTTTTGAATAAGTATCCTTCAGAACTTAGTGGTGGACAGCAACAAAGAATCGGTGTTGCAAGAGCCATTGCTACTGATGCTGAAATAATATTGATGGATGAGCCTTTTAGTGCTTTAGACCCAATAACGAGAACATCTTTACAAGAACAATTATTTTCTCTTCAAGATGAATTGAAAAAAACTATAATATTTGTAACGCATGATATGGATGAGGCTTTAAAGATAGCTGATAAAATTTGTATTATGAAGGATGGAAGAATAGCACAATATGATACTCCCGAAAATATACTTAGAAAGCCTGCAAATGACTTTGTAAAAGATTTTATCGGAGAAGATAGAGTTTGGGATAATCCAGAATATATAAAAGCAAGAGATATTATGATAAAAAATCCTATTGCTGTTAATTCTACTAGAACTGTAACTCAAGGAATAGAAATTATGAGAACGAGTAAGGTTGATAGCTTACTAATTATAGATAGAGCAAAAACATTAAAAGGTATTGTTACTGTAAAAGATATGAAAGATATTGATGATAAGTCAATATTACTTGCTGATATTATGTCAAGTGAGCCTTTGCATGTAAATGAAGGTGATAATTTAGTAGAAATACTAAATGTAATGAATCGTAATTCGGTTGGATATATTCCGGTTATTTCTGATGAAAATAAACTGGTAGGGCTTATTACTAGAAGTAGTTTACTTTCTGTTTTAAGTGAACAATTCTTAGAAATGGAGGTGAGTGTTCTTGGCTAA